In one window of Lewinella sp. 4G2 DNA:
- a CDS encoding T9SS type A sorting domain-containing protein, with amino-acid sequence MLPTISSLFYTIPASLLLSLTPQLTDNSAPASAPVTAITLNSAANLVLNPGFEDDVESILPWELAVTGSGNGGLTDEQKATGLQSAYTNGNDAYLFQIVNGLTPDTEYVLDFSVYNFKNGGGNIFVGAKNFGGEEVSLEVDDTGFIFVPGQVTFTTGAEATTAEIYLYNSNDATFGWIDDVSLMAVGATSTNWLTEDDGQALLFPNPATEYITLPNAPRGTEYRIFDQSGRVVQQGPVTDDQIIVERLTAGVYYLAAENRTARRFIKK; translated from the coding sequence ATGTTACCGACTATCTCCAGCCTTTTCTACACGATCCCCGCGTCGCTCCTCCTTTCTCTGACGCCACAACTGACGGACAATTCCGCACCAGCTAGTGCACCGGTCACAGCTATCACACTAAATAGTGCTGCTAACCTGGTACTGAATCCTGGTTTTGAGGACGACGTTGAGTCCATCCTACCGTGGGAACTTGCGGTTACCGGAAGCGGTAACGGAGGCCTGACGGACGAGCAAAAAGCCACGGGGCTCCAGTCAGCCTACACCAACGGGAATGATGCCTACCTATTTCAGATCGTGAATGGTCTGACTCCGGATACGGAGTACGTGCTTGACTTCAGCGTGTACAACTTCAAGAATGGGGGAGGCAATATTTTCGTCGGTGCCAAGAACTTTGGCGGCGAGGAGGTATCGCTGGAAGTGGACGACACCGGTTTCATCTTTGTTCCCGGACAGGTCACCTTCACGACTGGAGCGGAGGCTACCACGGCGGAGATCTACCTGTATAATTCGAATGATGCCACTTTCGGTTGGATCGATGACGTCAGCCTGATGGCCGTAGGTGCTACGAGTACCAATTGGTTGACGGAGGATGATGGTCAGGCGCTTCTCTTTCCGAACCCAGCCACCGAGTACATCACGCTGCCGAACGCGCCACGGGGTACTGAATACCGCATTTTCGATCAGTCCGGCCGCGTCGTGCAGCAGGGCCCCGTGACGGATGATCAAATTATCGTGGAGCGCCTTACTGCCGGTGTTTATTACTTGGCGGCGGAGAACCGCACTGCGCGTCGGTTCATCAAAAAGTAG
- a CDS encoding ribulokinase yields the protein MNHYTLGIDFGSDSVRALIVSTETGEEMNASVHYYPRWKKGEYCQPADSQWRQHPLDYRESLTEVVLKVVNGVSEEVRRGIAGIAADTTGSTPVAVDRTGTPLALVPEFADNPNAMFVLWKDHTAIVEAEEINTLCHSWDTDYTKYEGGTYSSEWFWAKVLHVIRADAEVAKAAFSWVEHCDWIPFLLSGGTDVTEMKRSRCAAGHKALWHPEWGGLPPEKFLTTLDPQLAGIRERLFEETYTSDTVAGHLSREWADALHLPTGIPIMVGAFDAHMGAVGGQIEPFQLSKVMGTSTCDMLVIPADHPAASKTVKGICGQVDGSVLPGMLGLEAGQSAFGDVFAWFARLLSWPLENILSQDENLSPDLRKRMIDDAKSRLLPQLTEAAERLVPDGDIVAVDWFNGRRTPDADQRLQGAIAGLNLGSDAPRIFQALVESICFGARRIVTRFVEEGIPVEGIIGLGGVAQKSPYVMQTMADILNRPIRIVASEQTCALGAAMFAAVGAGLHPDVPAAVTAMSGGFSAEYSPNPELVAVYDERFRRYLMLGEAAEALAR from the coding sequence ATGAACCACTACACTTTAGGGATCGACTTTGGATCCGACAGCGTCAGAGCTCTCATCGTCAGCACCGAAACGGGTGAGGAGATGAACGCCAGCGTCCATTACTACCCAAGATGGAAAAAGGGAGAATACTGCCAACCCGCTGATAGCCAGTGGCGTCAACACCCGCTAGACTACCGGGAAAGCCTCACCGAGGTCGTCCTAAAAGTCGTCAACGGTGTGAGCGAAGAGGTACGTAGGGGGATTGCGGGAATTGCCGCGGACACTACTGGCTCCACACCCGTAGCGGTAGACCGGACCGGTACGCCGTTAGCCCTGGTTCCCGAGTTCGCCGATAATCCCAACGCGATGTTCGTACTCTGGAAGGACCATACGGCCATAGTTGAAGCGGAGGAGATTAATACGCTCTGCCATAGCTGGGATACGGACTACACCAAATACGAAGGTGGGACCTACAGTTCCGAGTGGTTTTGGGCGAAAGTCCTGCACGTCATTCGTGCCGACGCCGAGGTCGCGAAGGCCGCCTTTTCCTGGGTGGAACACTGCGATTGGATTCCCTTCCTCCTGAGTGGTGGAACCGACGTTACCGAGATGAAACGCAGCCGTTGCGCCGCCGGTCACAAGGCACTCTGGCACCCCGAGTGGGGTGGGTTGCCGCCAGAAAAGTTCCTGACCACGCTTGACCCTCAACTAGCGGGTATTCGCGAACGGCTTTTTGAAGAGACGTATACCTCTGATACCGTTGCCGGTCACCTGAGTAGGGAGTGGGCCGATGCGCTTCACCTGCCCACCGGGATTCCTATCATGGTGGGGGCGTTTGACGCTCACATGGGTGCCGTCGGAGGCCAAATCGAACCCTTCCAATTGTCGAAGGTGATGGGTACGTCAACCTGCGATATGTTGGTCATTCCGGCCGACCACCCAGCCGCCTCCAAGACGGTAAAGGGTATTTGCGGTCAGGTCGACGGATCGGTTTTACCCGGCATGCTTGGTCTCGAGGCAGGGCAGTCTGCTTTTGGTGACGTATTTGCCTGGTTCGCACGGCTACTCAGTTGGCCGCTGGAGAACATCCTGAGCCAAGACGAAAACCTCAGCCCGGACCTACGCAAACGTATGATCGACGATGCTAAATCTCGCTTGCTCCCCCAGCTCACGGAGGCTGCAGAACGATTAGTTCCGGATGGTGATATCGTTGCCGTAGACTGGTTTAATGGTCGCCGTACGCCCGACGCGGACCAGCGTTTGCAGGGTGCAATCGCGGGGCTCAACCTGGGTTCGGACGCGCCGCGGATCTTCCAGGCACTCGTCGAAAGCATCTGTTTTGGAGCCCGGCGCATCGTTACTCGCTTCGTGGAGGAGGGCATCCCGGTAGAAGGAATCATTGGGCTGGGTGGGGTAGCCCAGAAGTCACCCTACGTGATGCAAACGATGGCGGATATTCTGAACCGCCCCATTCGCATCGTGGCATCCGAGCAAACCTGTGCCTTGGGGGCGGCCATGTTTGCCGCCGTTGGTGCTGGCCTTCACCCCGATGTTCCTGCTGCGGTTACGGCAATGTCCGGCGGTTTTTCCGCGGAGTATTCGCCCAATCCTGAGTTGGTTGCGGTGTACGACGAACGTTTCCGCCGTTACCTCATGCTCGGGGAGGCCGCCGAGGCATTGGCCCGTTAA
- a CDS encoding NUDIX domain-containing protein, whose product MSPYSQQDRLLVALDSIIFGFDAGALNLLLIKRNFEPASGRWSLMGGFLRAGESLDAAASRVLEELTGLQQVYLEQFHVFGSVDRDPVERTISVGYYSLVNQTVVSRQLSDRYAAHWVPLREVPKLIFDHNAMVTTALARLRYQATHQPIGFELLPERFTLSQLQKLYEAIFDRPIDAGNFRRRIKKMDFIERLEEKDFSDSKRGAWYYRFHPERYAEALKNGGTFLLTP is encoded by the coding sequence ATGAGTCCTTATTCTCAACAAGATCGGCTGCTGGTGGCGCTCGATTCGATCATTTTCGGCTTCGACGCCGGAGCCCTGAATCTGCTGTTGATCAAAAGAAATTTCGAGCCAGCGAGTGGGCGGTGGTCCCTGATGGGAGGCTTTCTGCGTGCCGGTGAATCACTGGATGCAGCGGCCAGCCGGGTGCTCGAAGAACTGACTGGTTTGCAGCAGGTGTACCTCGAGCAGTTCCACGTTTTCGGGTCAGTGGATCGCGACCCGGTGGAGCGGACGATCTCGGTCGGCTATTATTCCCTCGTGAACCAAACGGTAGTCAGCCGGCAACTTTCCGATCGCTACGCTGCGCACTGGGTGCCCTTGCGCGAGGTACCAAAATTGATCTTTGACCACAATGCGATGGTCACGACCGCTCTTGCCCGCCTTCGCTACCAGGCGACGCATCAACCCATTGGGTTCGAGTTGTTGCCGGAACGCTTTACGCTTTCCCAACTGCAAAAGCTGTACGAGGCCATTTTTGATCGCCCCATCGACGCGGGAAATTTTCGCCGCCGCATCAAGAAGATGGATTTCATCGAACGGCTCGAAGAGAAAGACTTCAGCGACTCCAAGCGGGGCGCCTGGTACTACCGCTTCCACCCCGAACGCTACGCTGAAGCCCTTAAAAATGGCGGCACCTTTCTGCTAACTCCCTAA
- a CDS encoding pirin family protein: MDRKKFLRNSLLGAAGVIAAGKVKATDQPQSTYDRLLEDVGFNHLPNEEVKSGKHVLHRAATRGHANHGWLDSHHTFSFANYRNPERMHFGVLRVLNDDVVAGGRGFGTHPHDNMEIISIPLEGDLQHKDSMGNVATIRQGDVQVMSAGTGIRHSEFNADPAAPVKFLQIWLFPNRRQVEPRYDQITLEPGSTTGQLRQILSPTKDVEGVWIHQNAWFHLGDLTSGQRFTHQLKSPATNGVYAFILSGEFTIDGQDLGPRDGYGLWDTASFDLQVKSAGRILLMEVPMQLG, translated from the coding sequence ATGGACCGCAAGAAATTCCTCCGCAATTCCCTCCTCGGCGCCGCCGGCGTAATTGCTGCGGGTAAGGTCAAGGCAACCGACCAACCACAGTCTACCTACGATCGCTTGCTGGAGGACGTCGGCTTCAACCACCTACCCAACGAAGAGGTCAAGTCCGGCAAACACGTTCTGCACCGGGCGGCAACGCGGGGGCACGCCAACCACGGCTGGCTCGATAGCCACCACACCTTTAGTTTCGCGAACTACCGCAACCCGGAGCGGATGCACTTTGGAGTTTTGCGCGTTTTGAACGACGATGTAGTTGCCGGTGGCCGAGGCTTCGGCACCCACCCGCACGACAATATGGAGATCATTTCCATTCCACTCGAGGGTGATCTGCAGCACAAAGACAGTATGGGTAACGTGGCTACCATCCGCCAAGGCGACGTCCAGGTGATGAGCGCAGGCACGGGGATTCGCCACAGCGAGTTCAATGCGGACCCGGCTGCGCCCGTGAAGTTCCTCCAAATTTGGCTCTTCCCTAATCGGCGGCAGGTTGAACCACGCTACGACCAGATTACGCTGGAGCCCGGTAGCACTACTGGCCAACTGCGTCAAATCTTGTCGCCCACTAAGGACGTTGAAGGGGTGTGGATTCACCAGAATGCCTGGTTCCACCTGGGCGATTTAACCTCCGGTCAACGGTTCACCCACCAACTGAAATCACCAGCCACTAATGGCGTGTACGCCTTCATCCTATCCGGCGAGTTCACCATTGATGGGCAGGACCTTGGGCCGCGCGATGGGTACGGCCTCTGGGATACCGCCTCTTTCGATCTACAGGTCAAATCTGCTGGTCGGATCCTGTTGATGGAAGTCCCCATGCAGCTGGGCTAG
- the araA gene encoding L-arabinose isomerase, which translates to MIETTTKSLWFLTGSQHLYGPATLQQVAENSQTVAEALHNNEVIPTRVLWKPVLTGSDEVYQTIRAAEMDDECVGIICWMHTFSPAKMWIRGLSILTKPMCHLHTQFFQHIPYASIDMDYMNLHQSAHGGREFGHLCTKMGLDRKVIVGHWALPRVQNKVGSWTRVALGRDAERRMKVARFGDNMRKVAVTDGDKVAAQMTFGYEVDGFGIGDLVERINAISQQRVNALLEEYATTYVLDDNVQPGGDRRSNLEVSARNELGMEDFLKEGNYTAFTDTFEDLHGMKQLPGLAVQRLMEKGYGFGGEGDWKTAALVRTMKVMGHGLPGGNSFMEDYTYDFTPGQEGVLGSHMLEICPSIAADKPRIACHPLGIGGKDDPCRLIFTGGSGPALNASVVDMGDRFRLIVNTVTAKVPAADLPNLPVARVLWETHPDMETGVAAWIYAGGAHHTGYSQNLTAEQMNDYAAMTGIECITIDERTNLLDIKNRVRMG; encoded by the coding sequence ATGATCGAAACGACCACCAAAAGCCTCTGGTTCCTGACCGGAAGCCAGCACCTCTACGGCCCGGCAACGCTACAACAAGTTGCGGAAAATAGCCAGACCGTAGCGGAGGCTTTGCACAACAACGAAGTCATCCCTACCAGGGTGCTCTGGAAGCCAGTGCTTACTGGCTCCGATGAAGTTTACCAAACCATTCGCGCGGCCGAAATGGACGACGAATGCGTCGGCATCATTTGCTGGATGCACACATTTTCGCCGGCCAAAATGTGGATCCGTGGCCTGAGTATCCTCACCAAACCGATGTGCCACTTGCACACGCAATTTTTCCAGCACATCCCCTACGCGAGCATCGACATGGATTACATGAACCTCCACCAGAGCGCGCACGGAGGGCGGGAATTCGGGCACCTGTGCACTAAAATGGGCCTGGATCGCAAGGTCATCGTAGGGCACTGGGCGCTGCCGCGGGTGCAAAATAAAGTAGGAAGTTGGACGCGCGTAGCGCTGGGACGTGACGCTGAACGCAGGATGAAAGTCGCCCGGTTTGGGGACAATATGCGCAAAGTGGCCGTCACGGACGGCGACAAGGTAGCCGCCCAGATGACCTTTGGCTACGAGGTGGACGGTTTCGGGATTGGAGACCTGGTGGAGCGAATTAACGCCATATCCCAGCAACGAGTAAATGCCCTTCTTGAGGAGTATGCAACCACCTACGTACTGGACGACAACGTTCAGCCAGGCGGTGACCGACGCTCTAACCTGGAAGTGAGCGCCCGCAACGAACTGGGAATGGAAGACTTCCTGAAGGAAGGTAACTACACCGCCTTCACGGATACCTTCGAAGACCTGCACGGGATGAAACAACTGCCGGGTCTGGCGGTCCAGCGGCTAATGGAAAAAGGTTACGGCTTTGGCGGTGAAGGCGACTGGAAGACGGCTGCCCTCGTCCGGACGATGAAAGTAATGGGCCACGGCCTGCCGGGCGGGAATAGCTTTATGGAAGATTACACCTATGACTTTACACCGGGACAGGAAGGTGTCTTGGGCTCGCACATGCTGGAGATCTGCCCCAGTATCGCCGCGGACAAACCCCGGATCGCCTGCCATCCCCTCGGGATCGGCGGTAAGGATGACCCTTGCCGCCTGATCTTCACGGGAGGGAGTGGCCCCGCGCTGAATGCATCGGTAGTGGATATGGGAGATCGCTTTCGGTTGATCGTAAATACGGTGACCGCCAAGGTACCTGCCGCGGATCTTCCCAATCTGCCCGTGGCCCGCGTGCTGTGGGAAACACATCCGGATATGGAAACCGGCGTCGCGGCCTGGATCTACGCCGGCGGTGCTCATCATACTGGCTACAGCCAGAATTTGACCGCCGAACAGATGAACGACTACGCCGCGATGACTGGCATCGAGTGTATCACGATTGATGAGAGGACTAATCTCCTGGATATTAAGAATCGGGTAAGGATGGGTTAG
- a CDS encoding L-ribulose-5-phosphate 4-epimerase: MSDYQQLKETAHAANMQLPDLGLVLFTFGNASAADHERGVFAIKPSGVPYTELKVEDMVVLSFDNELIEGDLRPSSDTKTHALLYKNWPEVGGIVHTHSTYGTAWAQTQLPIPIMGTTHADHLTVDIPCAPPMADEMIAGDYEHETGWQIINHLAQLNLDPMEIGMILVGNHAPFTWGKTAEKAVYNSAVLEEVARMAHLTLQINPAAPRLKDSLVTKHWERKHGKNAYYGQ, from the coding sequence ATGTCTGATTACCAGCAACTTAAGGAGACTGCCCACGCGGCGAATATGCAACTACCGGACCTGGGTCTGGTGCTATTCACCTTTGGCAATGCGAGTGCGGCGGATCACGAGCGTGGTGTATTTGCCATCAAACCAAGTGGCGTTCCCTACACCGAGTTAAAGGTTGAGGATATGGTTGTACTCAGTTTTGATAACGAACTGATAGAGGGTGACTTACGGCCGAGCAGCGATACCAAAACCCATGCATTATTATACAAGAATTGGCCCGAGGTCGGTGGTATCGTGCACACTCATTCTACCTACGGTACCGCCTGGGCTCAGACTCAACTTCCCATACCGATCATGGGGACAACCCACGCTGACCACCTCACGGTCGACATACCCTGCGCACCGCCGATGGCGGATGAAATGATTGCCGGAGACTACGAGCACGAAACTGGTTGGCAGATCATCAATCACCTCGCCCAACTCAACCTGGACCCGATGGAAATCGGGATGATCCTGGTGGGTAACCACGCACCTTTCACTTGGGGTAAGACCGCCGAAAAGGCCGTATACAATAGTGCAGTGCTGGAAGAAGTCGCACGCATGGCCCACCTCACCCTACAAATTAACCCCGCTGCGCCCCGCTTGAAGGACAGCCTCGTGACCAAGCACTGGGAACGCAAGCACGGAAAAAATGCCTACTACGGGCAGTAA
- a CDS encoding T9SS type A sorting domain-containing protein, translating into MLHRLFFLALVLGPLLTVSAQERVTIFPGSRINDVSDQPFGVNLNTLNDAQENRADGARLLAEGLSEGGMKFLRFPGGEKSDVYTWAAPPYNDPKTAGLSRISPLDFPAQSPSLWNYADSTWAQDNYDFDEFMADCQMLGAEPVIVVAFDGMYKPAFPSGTSLTYDQALTMAVEWVRYANITKGYGIKYWSLGNETFNETSYGGSDPGYTQYGIDAAAFAQEMKAVDPSIKIGINGENFSDFDLALKECAPYVDWLDVHTYPSFGFTTYDDYRNTELDATAVVDLAQAAIENVADADDRERLFIAMTEISAYGYSKELTGVTEPWDQGNNLGQALANFDLMAQLANDDRLEFSQFWSSRWINNDLPTSQPTDLLSKKNELTAGGLALSILNTETLDFMVRAQSTTTVRAFASVEAGSDQLRVFLLNKSTESSDVDLQLEGYQPTGSAQRQEFTGIDVTDVCPTYDLVDDLILNGPENTVTLAPNSITVLTFAGSIDVCGTNLVVNPGFEDSPSTIAPWELALTGAGNGGVTGDQKSSGLYSCYVNGNDAYLYQTVTGLTPSTDYVLSYSVYNFKNGGSNVFVGAKNFGGAEVSREIDDTGFVFVPGSLSFTTGPDATTVEIYLYNFDDLTFAWLDDVSLNCVQASLPTELLEFGGRRDGKTNLLAWKAIEDANLPAYVIETSADAQEWSDLAQIAAAGITGELRAYKYADATSESRYYRLRMTEYDGATTYSSPVHLAGVAEEGSGVYPNPAADFITLPGLQLGTAYRIVDARGQLVLSGTVTDAPISLRRLVPGIHFLKVTGGSTQKFLIR; encoded by the coding sequence ATGTTACACCGACTATTCTTCCTCGCCCTGGTATTGGGTCCGTTACTGACTGTTTCTGCTCAGGAACGAGTGACCATCTTCCCCGGCAGCCGGATCAATGACGTCAGCGACCAGCCCTTTGGCGTTAACCTTAATACCTTGAATGACGCACAGGAGAATCGGGCCGACGGCGCTCGATTGCTAGCCGAAGGTTTATCTGAAGGGGGGATGAAATTCTTGCGCTTCCCCGGTGGTGAGAAGTCGGATGTATATACCTGGGCCGCACCTCCGTACAACGACCCCAAGACCGCCGGTCTATCGCGGATCAGTCCGCTGGATTTCCCCGCGCAAAGCCCGAGTTTATGGAACTACGCCGATAGCACCTGGGCGCAGGATAACTACGATTTTGATGAATTCATGGCGGATTGCCAGATGCTCGGCGCAGAACCGGTGATCGTAGTTGCCTTTGACGGTATGTACAAGCCTGCTTTCCCCAGTGGCACTTCCCTGACTTACGATCAGGCCTTGACCATGGCGGTAGAATGGGTCCGCTACGCTAACATCACTAAAGGCTATGGGATCAAGTACTGGTCGTTGGGCAACGAAACTTTTAACGAAACTTCCTACGGTGGGTCCGACCCCGGTTATACCCAGTACGGAATTGATGCTGCTGCGTTTGCTCAGGAAATGAAGGCGGTAGACCCGTCCATCAAGATCGGGATCAACGGAGAAAATTTTAGTGACTTCGACCTGGCGCTGAAAGAATGCGCGCCTTACGTAGACTGGCTGGACGTCCATACCTATCCATCCTTTGGTTTTACGACCTACGACGATTACCGGAATACTGAGCTGGACGCTACTGCGGTGGTGGACCTCGCGCAGGCAGCCATCGAAAACGTGGCCGATGCCGATGACCGCGAACGACTGTTCATTGCGATGACGGAGATTTCAGCATACGGCTACAGCAAGGAATTGACCGGAGTCACTGAACCCTGGGACCAGGGAAACAACCTCGGGCAAGCATTAGCCAACTTCGACCTAATGGCCCAACTGGCCAACGATGACCGCCTCGAATTTTCTCAATTCTGGTCGTCCAGGTGGATCAATAATGACCTGCCGACCTCCCAACCTACCGATCTGCTCTCCAAGAAGAATGAGTTGACGGCGGGAGGCCTTGCGCTGTCCATCCTGAATACCGAAACGCTGGACTTTATGGTCCGGGCCCAGAGTACAACAACCGTCCGTGCCTTTGCCAGCGTGGAAGCTGGATCCGACCAATTGCGGGTATTCCTACTGAATAAGTCTACGGAGAGTTCTGATGTTGATCTTCAACTGGAGGGGTACCAACCGACCGGCAGTGCGCAACGGCAGGAGTTCACTGGAATTGACGTTACGGATGTCTGCCCCACTTATGACCTGGTAGATGACCTCATCCTGAATGGCCCCGAGAATACCGTGACCCTAGCGCCCAATTCCATTACGGTGCTGACGTTTGCCGGGAGCATCGACGTGTGTGGTACCAACCTTGTCGTCAACCCCGGATTTGAGGATAGCCCATCAACCATCGCGCCCTGGGAGCTGGCCCTCACCGGCGCTGGAAATGGGGGAGTGACGGGTGACCAAAAGAGCAGCGGCCTCTACTCTTGCTACGTGAATGGCAACGATGCCTATTTGTACCAAACGGTGACGGGGCTCACGCCGTCGACGGATTACGTGCTGTCCTACAGCGTGTATAATTTTAAAAACGGTGGATCCAACGTTTTCGTGGGAGCCAAGAATTTTGGTGGGGCGGAGGTTTCGCGGGAGATCGACGACACTGGTTTCGTTTTCGTGCCGGGTTCGCTATCCTTCACTACAGGTCCGGACGCCACCACGGTAGAAATCTACCTGTACAACTTTGATGATCTCACTTTTGCCTGGCTGGACGACGTCAGTTTGAACTGTGTTCAGGCTAGTCTTCCTACGGAACTACTTGAGTTTGGTGGGCGTCGAGACGGCAAAACCAATTTGCTCGCCTGGAAGGCCATCGAAGACGCCAATCTTCCGGCTTACGTAATTGAAACGAGTGCCGACGCGCAGGAATGGTCGGACCTGGCGCAAATCGCTGCTGCCGGGATCACTGGGGAATTACGTGCTTACAAGTACGCAGATGCGACCAGCGAGAGTAGATACTACCGGCTCCGGATGACGGAGTACGATGGCGCGACCACTTACTCATCTCCAGTCCACCTCGCGGGCGTAGCGGAGGAGGGTAGTGGTGTCTATCCTAATCCTGCCGCTGACTTCATTACCCTACCTGGTTTACAGCTGGGGACGGCCTACCGCATCGTCGATGCTCGTGGTCAGCTCGTCCTATCCGGTACCGTGACCGATGCACCGATCTCTTTACGGAGGCTGGTACCCGGCATCCATTTCTTAAAAGTTACCGGTGGCAGTACTCAGAAATTTCTGATTCGCTGA
- a CDS encoding T9SS type A sorting domain-containing protein, with product MQTFLPTIKNLPLLLLLLLIGLGPVQELAAQRTTVSINPNVVLSELGARNRIGLNMNTWSDNDRNTSIKNETMFNNMGTKFIRFPGGEKADAYKWTANINRPNPATATMLRRGPNDFPVTDSKVWSNGDWAETNYNFDMFIADCKAAKAEAVVVVALDYVFKEKDEARRQTLVNEAIGLATAWVKYAKDNNIDVAYWELGNESWLANSKQWAGKRLFDGNTKASARAYAQVAKVMADEMKKVDSKIKIGINADGKEWYDEVQRVFDLQPREKFDFVAIHTYPYAGVDRYATYRNRVRDALTNSVAGVISANARAFPAGGNRARPKIIVTEFSASGFAGSNKYERNTIGQALANFEMTAQLMGDSRVAFSQFWGSRYDVASLPKSGDSAWNAVNNNNVLTAQGRAVSLIAKNAKGQMIKCTENSKLVNAYASLNTPNKITLFLVNRGAGDEIVDLDILNAGQGFEASYNSYNGGNLKEDAVSFRKSPNSSKRTTKRVIKGLRLDPVSITVVTITKTARNSSKNLDGGSSVAPNSAVFPNPSSGQFNVSSSLRGLPFRVQDGSGKLIQRGKLTNTIIDASTWKAGVYFLTVDTSEGAVTHRLVKR from the coding sequence ATGCAAACCTTCTTACCAACTATCAAAAACCTGCCGCTACTGCTGCTGCTGCTCCTCATCGGCCTTGGGCCGGTGCAGGAGCTGGCGGCCCAGCGAACCACGGTTAGCATTAACCCCAATGTCGTCCTCTCCGAACTGGGTGCAAGAAACAGGATTGGTCTTAACATGAACACCTGGTCGGATAACGACCGTAACACCTCGATCAAGAACGAGACGATGTTCAACAACATGGGAACGAAATTCATCCGTTTCCCGGGAGGCGAAAAGGCAGATGCCTATAAGTGGACGGCCAACATCAACCGACCTAACCCCGCTACGGCCACCATGCTGCGAAGAGGCCCGAATGATTTCCCCGTAACCGATAGCAAAGTCTGGAGCAATGGCGACTGGGCGGAGACGAACTACAACTTCGACATGTTCATCGCGGACTGTAAGGCGGCAAAGGCGGAGGCCGTAGTGGTGGTTGCCCTGGATTATGTTTTCAAGGAAAAGGACGAAGCACGGCGTCAGACTTTGGTGAACGAAGCCATTGGTTTAGCCACCGCCTGGGTCAAATACGCTAAGGACAATAATATTGATGTTGCCTACTGGGAGTTAGGCAATGAATCCTGGTTAGCCAACTCCAAGCAGTGGGCCGGCAAAAGGCTGTTTGATGGGAACACCAAGGCCTCCGCGAGGGCGTACGCTCAGGTTGCTAAGGTGATGGCCGACGAGATGAAAAAAGTCGATTCAAAGATCAAAATTGGCATCAATGCGGACGGAAAGGAATGGTACGACGAGGTTCAGCGAGTCTTTGATTTGCAACCGAGGGAGAAATTCGACTTTGTAGCCATTCATACGTATCCCTACGCGGGAGTCGACCGGTACGCCACCTATCGGAATCGGGTAAGAGATGCACTTACCAATTCGGTAGCGGGAGTGATATCGGCCAACGCGAGAGCCTTCCCGGCTGGTGGCAATCGAGCGCGGCCGAAGATCATCGTTACGGAGTTTTCCGCCAGTGGTTTTGCGGGTTCCAATAAGTACGAGCGCAATACGATTGGGCAAGCACTCGCCAATTTTGAGATGACGGCACAGTTGATGGGCGATTCCAGGGTGGCGTTTAGCCAATTCTGGGGTTCCCGCTACGATGTGGCCAGCCTACCGAAATCCGGGGATAGTGCCTGGAACGCCGTCAACAACAATAATGTACTCACGGCACAGGGTCGAGCGGTTAGCCTGATTGCTAAAAATGCAAAGGGCCAAATGATCAAATGCACGGAAAATAGCAAATTGGTCAACGCCTATGCCTCCCTAAATACGCCGAATAAAATCACGCTTTTCCTGGTCAACCGAGGGGCAGGGGATGAGATCGTCGACCTGGATATCCTCAACGCCGGGCAGGGCTTCGAAGCCAGCTACAATAGTTACAATGGTGGGAATTTGAAGGAAGATGCGGTGTCCTTTAGAAAAAGCCCCAACAGTAGTAAACGAACCACAAAGCGCGTCATCAAAGGCCTCCGGCTGGACCCCGTTTCCATCACGGTAGTGACCATCACTAAAACCGCGAGGAATTCCTCCAAAAATCTGGACGGGGGTTCCAGCGTCGCGCCAAATTCGGCAGTCTTCCCGAACCCATCCAGTGGGCAGTTTAATGTATCCTCCTCCCTACGGGGGCTTCCCTTCCGAGTTCAGGATGGTTCGGGTAAGCTCATTCAGCGGGGGAAGCTTACGAATACTATCATCGACGCAAGCACTTGGAAAGCGGGCGTGTACTTTCTGACGGTGGATACTTCTGAAGGGGCAGTGACCCACCGATTGGTTAAGCGATGA